In one window of Ovis aries strain OAR_USU_Benz2616 breed Rambouillet chromosome 3, ARS-UI_Ramb_v3.0, whole genome shotgun sequence DNA:
- the LOC101112963 gene encoding olfactory receptor 1L8-like, whose product MERLNQTSSVSEFILLGLSSRPEDQKPLFILFLIIYLVTITGNLLIILAIRSDPQLHTPMYVFLSVLSFTDIWYTTTIVPRMLVNFLSEKKTISYAGCLTQMYFMYALGNTDNCLLAAMAYDRYVAICDPFHYVTTMSHHRCVLLVAISCSLPHLHSLLHILLLNQLTFCDSNVVHHFLCDINPLLKLSCSSIFVNDLTIKTEGLVFWVTPFLCIVFSYVRILVAVLRIPSTAGKCKAFSTCGSHLTVVILFYGSIFYVYLQPLSSYTVQDRVATIVYTVLSSMLNPFIYSLRNKDMKRGLGKLMGRRKS is encoded by the coding sequence ATGGAAAGACTCAACCAAACCAGCAGTGTTTCTGAGTTCATCCTCTTGGGACTCTCCTCCCGGCCTGAGGACCAGAAGCCACTCTTCATCCTCTTCCTCATCATATACCTGGTCACCATAACAGGGAACCTGCTCATCATCCTGGCCATCCGCTCTGACCCCCAACTGCACACCCCCATGTATGTCTTCTTGAGTGTCCTGTCTTTCACTGACATTTGGTATACAACAACCATTGTCCCCAGGATGCTAGTGAACTTCTTGTCAGAGAAGAAGACCATCTCCTATGCTGGGTGTCTGACCCAGATGTATTTCATGTATGCTCTGGGCAACACTGATAATTGCCTTCTGGCagccatggcctatgaccgctatgtggccatctgtgaTCCCTTCCACTATGTCACCACCATGAGCCACCACCGCTGTGTCCTGCTAGTGGCCATCTCTTGCTCATTGCCTCACCTCCACTCACTCCTACACATACTTCTGCTGAATCAGCTCACCTTCTGTGACTCCAATGTTGTCCACCACTTCCTCTGCGACATCAACCCTCTGCTGAAATTGTCCTGCTCCTCCATATTTGTCAATGATCTCACAATAAAGACAGAAGGGCTGGTGTTTTGGGTGACACCCTTCCTATGCATTGTTTTCTCGTATGTGCGAATCCTCGTAGCAGTTCTCAGGATCCCCTCAACTGCTGGGAAATGcaaagccttctccacctgtggctCCCACTTGACTGTGGTGATTCTGTTTTATGGAAGCATCTTTTATGTCTATTTACAGCCCTTGTCCAGCTACACTGTTCAGGACCGAGTGGCAACAATTGTCTACACAGTTCTGTCCTCCATGCTCAATCCTTTCATTTACAGTCTGAGAAACAAAGACATGAAGAGGGGCCTGGGGAAGCTGATGGGCAGGAGGAAATCCTAG
- the LOC101105228 gene encoding olfactory receptor 1L8-like: MERLNQTSSVSEFILLGLSSRPEDQKPLFILFLIIYLVTITGNLLIILAIRSDPQLHTPMYFFLSFLSFIDICFSTTIVPRMLVNFLSEKKTISYAGCLTQMYFTYALGNTDSYLLSAMAYDRYVAICDPFHYVTIMSRRPCVLLVAFSCSLPHLHSLLHILLLNQLTFCDSNVVHHFFCDINPLLKLSCSSIFVNDLTIKTEGLVFWVTPFLCIVFSYVRILVAVLRIPSAAGKRKAFSTCGSHFTVVILFYGSIFYVYLQPLSSYTVQDRVATIVYTVLSSMLNPFIYSLRNKDMKRGLGKLMGRRKS, encoded by the coding sequence ATGGAAAGACTCAATCAAACCAGCAGTGTCTCTGAGTTCATTCTCCTGGGACTTTCCTCGCGGCCAGAGGACCAGAAGCCACTCTTTATCCTCTTCCTCATCATATACCTGGTCACCATAACAGGGAACCTGCTCATCATCCTGGCCATCCGTTCTGACCCCCAACTGCACACCCCCATGTATTTCTTCTTGAGTTTCCTGTCTTTCATTGACATTTGCTTCTCAACAACCATTGTCCCCAGGATGCTGGTGAATTTCCTGTCAGAGAAGAAAACCATCTCCTATGCTGGATGTCTGACCCAGATGTATTTTACATATGCCTTGGGCAACACTGATAGTTATCTTCTATCagccatggcctatgaccgctatgtggccatctgtgaCCCCTTCCACTATGTCACCATCATGAGCCGCCGCCCCTGTGTCCTGCTGGTGGCCTTCTCCTGCTCACTGCCTCACCTTCACTCACTCCTGCACATACTTCTGCTGAATCAGCTCACCTTCTGTGACTCCAATGTGGTCCACCACTTTTTCTGTGACATCAACCCTCTGCTGAAATTGTCCTGCTCCTCCATATTTGTCAATGATCTCACAATAAAGACAGAAGGGCTGGTGTTTTGGGTGACCCCCTTCCTATGCATTGTTTTCTCGTATGTGCGAATCCTCGTAGCAGTTCTCAGGATCCCCTCAGCTGCAGGGAAACGcaaagccttctccacctgtggctCCCACTTTACTGTGGTGATTCTGTTTTATGGAAGCATCTTTTATGTCTATTTACAGCCCTTGTCCAGCTACACTGTTCAGGACCGAGTGGCAACAATTGTCTACACAGTCCTGTCCTCCATGCTCAACCCTTTCATTTACAGTCTGAGAAACAAAGACATGAAGAGGGGCCTGGGGAAGCTGATGGGCAGGAGGAAATCCTAG
- the LOC114114135 gene encoding olfactory receptor 1L8-like, with the protein MERLNQTSSVSEFILLGLSSEPEDQKPLFILFLIIYLVTITGNLLIILAIRSDPQLHTPMYFFLSVLSFIDICFSTTIVPRMLVNFLSEKKTISYAGCLTQMYFTYALGNTDSYLLSAMAFDRYVAICDPFHYVTIMSRHPCVLLVAFSCSLPHFHSLLHILLLNQLTFCDSNVVHHFFCDINPLLKLSCSSIFVNDLTLKTEGLVFWVTPFLCIVFSYVRILVAVLRIPSAAGKRKAFSTCGSHLTVVILFYGSIFYVYLQPLSSYTVQDRVVTIVYTVLSSMFNPFIYSLRNKDMKRGLGKLMGRRKS; encoded by the coding sequence ATGGAAAGACTCAATCAAACCAGCAGTGTCTCTGAGTTCATTCTCCTGGGACTTTCCTCGGAGCCAGAGGACCAGAAGCCACTCTTTATCCTCTTCCTCATCATATACCTGGTCACCATAACAGGGAACCTGCTCATCATCCTGGCCATCCGTTCTGACCCCCAACTGCACACCCCCATGTATTTCTTCTTGAGTGTCCTGTCTTTCATTGACATTTGCTTCTCAACAACCATTGTCCCCAGGATGCTGGTGAATTTCCTGTCAGAGAAGAAAACCATCTCCTATGCTGGATGTCTGACCCAGATGTATTTTACATATGCCTTGGGCAACACTGATAGTTATCTTCTATCAGCCATGGCCtttgaccgctatgtggccatctgtgaCCCCTTCCACTATGTCACCATCATGAGCCGCCACCCCTGTGTCCTGCTGGTGGCCTTCTCCTGCTCATTGCCACACTTTCACTCACTCCTGCACATACTTCTGCTGAATCAGCTCACCTTCTGTGACTCCAATGTTGTCCACCACTTTTTCTGTGACATCAACCCTCTGCTGAAATTGTCCTGCTCCTCCATATTTGTCAATGATCTCACATTAAAGACAGAAGGGCTGGTGTTTTGGGTGACCCCCTTCCTATGCATTGTTTTCTCGTATGTGCGAATCCTCGTAGCAGTTCTCAGGATCCCCTCAGCTGCAGGAAAACGcaaagccttctccacctgtggctCCCACTTGACTGTGGTGATTCTGTTTTATGGAAGCATCTTTTATGTCTATTTACAGCCCTTGTCCAGCTACACTGTTCAGGACCGAGTGGTAACAATTGTCTACACAGTCCTGTCCTCCATGTTCAACCCTTTCATTTACAGTCTGAGAAACAAAGACATGAAGAGGGGCCTGGGGAAGCTGATGGGCAGGAGGAAATCCTAG